In Musa acuminata AAA Group cultivar baxijiao chromosome BXJ3-9, Cavendish_Baxijiao_AAA, whole genome shotgun sequence, a single genomic region encodes these proteins:
- the LOC135650134 gene encoding uncharacterized protein LOC135650134 — MAAVLVPGVLLKLLRHMNADAKVGVEHCSSVLQVVSIVPALAGGELYPNQGFYLRVSDSSHATFVSLPDEQVDLILSDEIQLGQFIHVDRLEAASPVPILRGVMPLPGRHPFVGNPQDLVATCSSGLLGSEKSKVSHGCSGNANDDLLSAKEKNKSGKLEDVSKVVVVEKKKSSFSRSSSSLSKQLTSSDVEKKEVHHVRSRSLNLRSVPSSPSDCFPSPVSEKLHSEVTQQAKVNVPEKTSPSRFGLLGRAASVLKATTAGRKSSAGTLIGNLVPAFKSGSKVLRKSWEENMELKDRDNSTPRATKKEIKPETRSISAPRKNTLTTERLSHKEDSKVQTTGKKGKVDADLEDHDKSIKQQPAVKKTSVSSCNLTPESSSTFVPSNVSWASLPSSLAKLGKEVLEYRDAAQRAAIEALQEASAAETLIQCMSMYAELRSSAEDDNPQQAVEQFFALFGTLTRAGLVADSLFKLAVTSPTDPLGGDPTMEEALRVSGVHRKLAAAWIHTAIATDLSAFSLYGPGASPSKHRGTTVSVVLEAPRKPASPLKPTSSSTSSAPTAVSQIKQRSSASIQKPRAPPPLPPPREWVSGQGVAEVAAVGRALRREVRGWFLGFVERFLDADAAAADGPRDRDLVAGTLSQLKRVNDWLDGVGERGGDGMAEDGGVPPETIERLRRKIFDYLIAHVESAAVALGGGRHGVPASSSSRTSSVHESRSANR, encoded by the exons ATGGCTGCTGTGTTGGTCCCTGGTGTTCTCCTCAAGCTCCTCCGGCACATGAACGCTGATGCGAAAGTTGGCGTTGAGCATTGCTCATCTGTCCTCCAGGTCGTCAGCATTGTCCCTGCTCTTGCCGGTGGAGAGCTGTATCCGAACCAGGGATTCTACCTCAGGGTGTCTGATTCCTCCCATGCTACCTTTGTCTCCTTACCTGATGAGCAAGTGGACCTCATCTTGAGTGATGAAATCCAACTAGGCCAATTCATCCATGTCGACCGCCTCGAGGCAGCCTCCCCTGTGCCAATTCTTAGAGGTGTCATGCCTCTCCCTGGTCGTCATCCTTTTGTTGGCAACCCTCAAGATCTTGTGGCCACTTGTTCCTCGGGGTTGCTTGGCAGCGAGAAATCAAAGGTGTCTCATGGCTGTAGTGGCAATGCAAATGATGATCTACTATCTGCAAAGGAGAAGAACAAGTCTGGGAAATTGGAGGACGTTTCCAAAGTTGTGGTGGTGGAAAAGAAGAAGTCGTCATTCAGTCGATCGAGCTCTTCCCTGTCAAAACAATTGACTAGTAGTGATGTGGAGAAGAAGGAAGTCCACCATGTGAGGTCAAGATCATTGAATCTGAGGTCAGTCCCTTCATCTCCATCGGACTGTTTCCCGTCACCTGTGTCCGAGAAGCTCCACTCTGAAGTTACGCAGCAGGCAAAGGTTAATGTGCCAGAGAAGACTTCACCTTCAAGGTTTGGATTGTTGGGGAGGGCAGCTTCTGTTTTAAAAGCAACCACAGCTGGTAGGAAATCATCTGCCGGGACTTTGATTGGAAATTTGGTTCCAGCTTTCAAGTCAGGATCAAAGGTTCTGAGGAAGAGCTGGGAAGAGAACATGGAGTTAAAGGATAGGGATAATTCTACTCCTAGGGCAACAAAGAAAGAGATCAAACCTGAAACCCGAAGCATTTCT GCTCCCCGAAAAAACACACTCACAACTGAGAGGCTGTCACATAAAGAGGACAGCAAGGTTCAGACTACCGGAAAGAAAGGCAAAGTTGATGCTGATCTGGAAGATCATGATAAGTCGATTAAGCAACAGCCTGCTGTAAAGAAAACTTCAGTTTCCTCATGTAATCTAACCCCTGAAAGCTCATCTACATTTGTCCCCAGTAATGTTTCTTGGGCATCACTTCCATCTTCTCTAGCAAAACTTGGAAAG GAAGTACTGGAGTATCGAGATGCTGCACAACGAGCTGCTATTGAGGCCTTGCAGGAAGCTTCTGCTGCAGAGACCCTGATTCAGTGTATGAG CATGTACGCCGAGTTACGATCCTCCGCGGAGGATGATAACCCGCAACAGGCAGTGGAGCAGTTCTTCGCACTATTCGGTACCCTCACCCGCGCCGGCCTCGTCGCTGACTCCCTCTTCAAACTCGCTGTAACCTCACCGACCGACCCGCTGGGTGGTGACCCGACCATGGAGGAGGCTCTCCGCGTCTCCGGGgtccaccggaagctcgccgctgCTTGGATCCACACCGCCATCGCCACCGACCTCTCCGCGTTCTCCCTCTACGGCCCCGGCGCTTCTCCTTCGAAGCATCGGGGGACAACGGTCTCGGTGGTCCTCGAAGCCCCGCGCAAACCCGCATCCCCTTTAAAGCCCACGTCTTCCTCCACTTCGTCCGCCCCCACCGCCGTTTCTCAGATCAAGCAGCGCTCCTCGGCTTCGATCCAGAAGCCCCGGGCGCCTCCGCCGCTCCCCCCGCCGCGAGAGTGGGTGAGCGGGCAAGGCGTGGCGGAGGTGGCGGCGGTCGGGCGAGCGCTGAGGCGGGAGGTGAGGGGGTGGTTCCTAGGGTTCGTGGAGCGGTTCTTGGACGCCGACGCGGCGGCCGCGGACGGGCCACGCGACCGCGACCTGGTGGCGGGGACGCTGTCGCAGCTGAAGAGGGTGAACGACTGGCTAGACGGCGTCGGGGAGAGGGGCGGCGACGGGATGGCGGAGGACGGCGGCGTTCCACCGGAGACGATCGAGCGGTTGAGGAGGAAGATCTTCGACTACCTCATCGCGCACGTCGAGTCGGCCGCCGTGGCGCTGGGCGGTGGCCGACATGGCgtgccggcgtcgtcgtcatcgcGCACCTCGTCCGTGCACGAATCACGGAGCGCGAACAGGTAG